A genomic segment from Chrysemys picta bellii isolate R12L10 chromosome 11, ASM1138683v2, whole genome shotgun sequence encodes:
- the ORMDL1 gene encoding ORM1-like protein 1 — MNVGVAHSEVNPNTRVMNSRGMWLTYALGVGMLHIVLLSIPFFSVPVAWTLTNVIHNLGMYVFLHAVKGTPFETPDQGKARLLTHWEQLDYGVQFTSSRKFFTISPIILYFLASFYTKYDPAHFILNTASLLSVLIPKLPQLHGVRIFGINKY, encoded by the exons ATGAACGTAGGAGTTGCCCATAGTGAGGTAAATCCAAACACCAGGGTGATGAACAGTCGTGGAATGTGGCTGACATATGCACTTGGAGTTGGTATGCTTCATATTGTTTTGCTCAGCATTCCCTTCTTCAGTGTTCCTGTTGCATGGACCTTAACAAATGTGATTCACAATCTG GGAATGTATGTATTCTTACATGCAGTAAAAGGAACTCCTTTTGAAACACCTGACCAAGGGAAAGCCAGGCTGCTAACACACTGGGAGCAACTGGACTATGGAGTACAATTTACATCCTCACGAAAATTCTTCACAATCTCTCCAATAATTCT GTATTTCCTGGCAAGCTTCTATACCAAGTATGATCCAGCACACTTCATCCTAAACACAGCTTCTCTCTTGAGTGTGCTTATCCCCAAGTTGCCACAGCTTCATGGTGTGAGAATCTTTGGCATCAACAAATACTAA